In the Dolichospermum flos-aquae CCAP 1403/13F genome, TAATCCGAACAAAATAATCCAAATTACATCTACAAAATGCCAGTAAATTTCCGCTGCTTCAATCCCGAATCGTTTTTCATTGCTGTAGTGTCCAGGAGTACGCGATCGCCACAACACTGCTAAAATCGCTAAAACACCGATGGTAACGTGCAAGCCGTGAAACCCAGTCAAAACATAAAACGTACTAGCGAATAAATTGGTAGTCAGACTAAACTCTAAATGAGTATATTCATAAACCTGACCTGCCAAAAAAATCGCCCCCATAACTGCGGTAATTGCCAACCAAACCCGCATTCCCTTAGTATCATTCTTTTTAATAGCAGTATCAGCATTGTGCATCACAAAACTACTAGCTATCAAAATAGAAGTATTCACAGTAGGTAACAACAATTCTAAATCCGGTGTCCCTACTGGTGGCCAAACCGGAATAGTAGAACGGTAAGTCAGGTATGCACCAAACAAACCCATAAAAATCATTCCCTCAGCCACAAGGAACATAAATAGACCAGTCAAACGATGATCTGGATGTTCCTCATGATGAGAAACAGTTGTGTGGTGACTTAATTCAGTTTTCCCCGTGTCAATAATTTGACCTTGCATAAATTAGTAATTAGTAATGGGTTCAAGGCAGGGCTATTTCATTTTTATCTAGTAGTCTGTCAAATTTATTTTGACGGGTTTTTGGTAGTTCGGGCATCTTGCCCGCGTGAGCGAGACGCTCACACTACAGTCCATCATTTTTATCTTGACAGACTACTAGCCCGCCTCAGAATGAATTCTGAGTCTAATAGCGAAAGTCGTCTAAAGACGACTAAAAGAAATTTCTAGTCCGTTTTAACGGACTTTAGTTATTAGCCCGGAACTTCAGTTCTGGGCGGGTCATGTCCATCCCCTAAAGTGCTGATTCAGTTTGGGGAGTTAACACAGATTCAGTTTCCACCCGTTCCTCACTCACCCCGTAATCGTAGGGGCCAGTAGTCAAAACCGGAAGAGTTTCAAAATTCTCAATACTGGGAGGAGAAGAAGTCATCCATTCCAAAGTTAACGCTTGCCAAGGATTATTACCGGCTTTTTCGCCATAGAACCAAGACCAAACGGCATTGATGATAAATGGTAACGTCGAAACCGCCAATATATAAGATCCGTAGGTACAGATTTCATTCAAAG is a window encoding:
- a CDS encoding cytochrome c oxidase subunit 3; protein product: MQGQIIDTGKTELSHHTTVSHHEEHPDHRLTGLFMFLVAEGMIFMGLFGAYLTYRSTIPVWPPVGTPDLELLLPTVNTSILIASSFVMHNADTAIKKNDTKGMRVWLAITAVMGAIFLAGQVYEYTHLEFSLTTNLFASTFYVLTGFHGLHVTIGVLAILAVLWRSRTPGHYSNEKRFGIEAAEIYWHFVDVIWIILFGLLYLL